The Metabacillus schmidteae nucleotide sequence TTATTTTAACTTCTGAACGAATTGTCCTCCGCTTTGGTTCTGCAACACATAAAGCTAAAGTATTTGTGAATGGAGAACTTGTTGTTGAACATACAGGAGGTTTCACTCCGTTTGAAGCAGAAATTAACAACTATTTGCAAAAAGGACAAAATCGTCTGACAGTTGCAGTGAACAACATTGTTGATGAATCAACCCTGCCGGTTGGCTTTTATTCAGAAGTAGAAGTTGACGGAATCGGTAAGAAGGCGAAAAACAATCCAAACTTTGACTTCTTCAACTACGCAGGCATTCACCGTCCGGTAAAAATTTATACCACTCCGAAAACATATGTGAAAGATATAACAGTTGTAACAGAATTGGATGGTACCATTCAGTACAACATAGTCGCTGAGGGAGAAGCTGAAGCAATTGTAAAAGTCGTAGATGAAGATGGTTATACTGTTGCTGAAGCAGTTGATCTAGAAGGATTTGTAAAAATACCAAATGTAAAACTATGGGAACCTCTAAATGCCTATTTATATACATTACGTGTGGAACTTTTAAAAAATGGTGAGGCAGTAGATATGTACGTACAGCCATTTGGAGTACGTACAGTTTCGGTTAGAGATGGCCAATTTCTTATAAATGAAAAGCCTTTTTACTTTAAAGGGTTTGGTAAACATGAGGATACACATATACATGGACGAGGCTTTAATGAAGCTGCAAACATGCTCGATTTTAACTTGATGAAATGGATTGGCGCCAATTCGTTCCGTACTGCTCATTATCCGTATTCAGAAGAAATGATGCGTGCAGCAGACCGGGAAGGTTTTGTCGTTATTGATGAAACTCCTGCCGTTGGTGTTCATTTAAACTTTGCCGCCACATTGTTCGGTGAAAGAGAAAAGAGAAATACATGGGAATATATTGGTACAAGAGAAGCCCATGAGCAAGTAATACGTGAGCTTGTTGAACGGGATAAAAACCATCCATGTGTTGTTATGTGGTCTGTGGCAAACGAACCTGCTTCAGAAGAAGAAGGGGCACGGGAATACTTTGAACCTTTAGTGAACCTCACGAAAGAACTTGATCCACAAAAGCGTCCAGTTACAATTGTCACACATCAATGGTCTAACCCGGAAACAGACAAAATTGCTGAGATCGTTGATGTACTAGCTCTAAACCGCTACTATGGCTGGTATGTAGATAGCGGGGATTGGGAGATGGTTCGTCAAAATATTCGCAAAGAATTTGACGGGTGGAGAAAACGTTGTCCGGGCAAACCGATTATGTTCACTGAGTATGGCGCAGACACTGTAGCAGGTTTGCATGATGTAGATCCTGTCATGTTCACAGAAGAGTTTCAGGTTGAATATTATCGTGTCAATCATGAAATCTTTGATGAGTATGATGAGTTCATCGGTGAGCAAGTATGGAACTTTGCTGATTTCGCAACAAGCCAAGGAATTATGCGCGTACAGGGGAACAAGAAAGGTATCTTCACACGCGATCGTAAGCCGAAAGCTGTCGCACATGAATTGCGAAAACGATGGAAGGATATACCGGAATTTGGGTATAAAAAAGTGAAGGAACAGCAGCTATAAGATATATTAAAATATTTCCTATTTATATTTATATAATGAAAAATCCTGTATCCATTTTTACAGGATTTTTTCTTATGAGGAAAAGATTGTTCAAAGACTATTATGATAAGTAAAGTTTGTATGTACTGGATTTTTTAAACTATATCAAAAAAGGGTGCAGAATGGTTTTGGAATGGAGATGTCAATTTGAAAAGGATTAAACATCATAACCATAAAGGAATTCTTCAATAAACAAAGAACTATTAAATAAAGAAGCTAAGCTGCTAAGGGGGATGGGTATCGAGAAGATGACAGATATCATAAAGTTATATATATTCAGTTTTAGAAAAGGAGCATGAAAATGAACATAATCTCTGCAACAAGTATAGATGCAGAAGTAATACATGATCTAATGATTAGAGCATTTATGGAATATAAAAATGAAACCCCACCCTCTAGTGCATTAAATGAAACTGTTCAGTCTGTTTCAGAATCATTAGTAAAAGGAGAAAAAGCATTAATCGCTTTTGAAGAGAATATCCCAGTCGGTATGGTGAGATTTCTAGTAAATGAAGAAGGGGTATATTTCTTTCGACTCTCAATAATCCCAGAAATGCGGGGCAAAGGCATCGCAAAAAGGCTATTAAAATCTTTAGAGGATTACGCACATAAAGTTAATGTATCTACTATTCTATGTAAAGTCCGTATGAATGTACAAAAGAACATTTATTTATATAATTCCTTAGGTTATGAGATATACAATGAAGAAGTTGTATATAAGCCAAATGGTGTTAGTATTAAAGTTGTTTCGATGAAAAAAAATTTAATTCCTCGGAGCATTGTAGTAAACAATCTTTAGCAATGTGAGTGTTAAAAGAGACTGCTGAAAAACTTCTCAACAGTCTCTTTTATTTATATTGCTTTCATATAATCAAACCCATATACAGAACCGATTGTCAAAGCAATTGTCCAGATGGCAAGACTTATGGCCATCCACACAATTACACGGACCCGTGAAGAACCAAATGTGAGTGCTAATATTGCGGCTAAGTCAGTTCCTACAATACCTGGTGCTACTATTGCAAGACCTGGTAATCCGTATCGCTCCCAGATTCTCCGTGCTCTTGTTTCTCTTTTTGTTGGTTCCGTTATCCCCTTCTTTTGTCTTCTTTTCTCTCTCCACCTAGAAAACTGTCTAAAAAAGAGACCTAAAATAAGAACCATGAGAAAGTTTCCTGCAAAGCCAATAATACCTACAGCTATAGGGTTCAAACCCAATCCTACTCCAAGCGGTACGACAATAAAAACATCTAAAATAGGTGCTGCAGCCAATAAAAATAATACTACATATTGCCAAATACCATCTGTTTGTTGAAGCAATTCCATCACGATAAAGTTCCTCCAAAATCTTGGTTAATTATGTTATGTCTCTACGTACGTTTACACATTATATAAAGTTTCATATTTATTCCTAATATTTGTTAAATTAATAAGTAAATAGAGAAGTTGAAACTATACAACTATGCCTATGATAATAAATAAAGACATATCAATTTATACAGTATAAACTTATAATAATGGTAAAATTCGGAACTTTTCAAAAAGTATTTCGTAATAGTAATAAAGAAAGGATGATTGATGTTCTAGACGTATCAGCAAAATTATAAATATCTTAAAGGAATGGGGGATTTAGATGGAATTGTTACTCATCTTTTTAATAGCAGGTGTTATTTGGTTAATTTTATTTTTACGCCAAAAACTCTCATTTAAATTTGGTCTATCTCCAACAACATTGGAGTTAAAACCAGTTAAAGGATTAAAAAAGGTAAGTGATGTGCTGGAAAAGTCGCTTAGTAAAAGCTATATGGAAAACGTAGAAGAAAGGGTACGGAGAGAGAATAAGCTAAAGGAAAATGAGTATCCGTGGCGTCTACAGGACTTAAAACGTTATTTTATTTTTACGTCATTATTAAAAGAGGCACCAATGTTTAGTGATAAAGTCGATGACCTATGGCATCAGATGCTCATGTTTACCCGCCAGTATGATGAGTTTTCAAAAGAATTCCTTGGAACTACTCTTCATCACAGTCCAAATGTTAAGGTAGATCCTGATCCAGATTTGCGGGGATTTTTTGATTGGATGTATGCTGAGCTTTTTTTCATAAGAAAAGAGAATATCCATCTTTATCAGGGGTTTTTCAGGTATCCAGTACATCCAGATATCATCGATGAGTTTAAATATTTATCAGAAATTGAACTTATAGATTTATATTTTAAAAGTGATGCAAAATATATGACTACTGTGCTCTCTGTTATCTCAAAGATGAAAAAAACGGCAAATAAAGTAAAAGATTATGAACAAAGTGTCATCCACGAGAAAATGAGAAAAAGCAAAAGGGAGCAAAACTATAACACAATGCTCGTGCCTTTCTTATCTGTTTCTTATTTTCATTATGATGAATTTTCAAGCTATATGAAAATTAGCAGCAAAAGTACATCGAGTTGTACAAGTTGTGGATCATCCAGTTCTTCTTGTAGTTCGGCCAGTTCGTGTTCTTCGGGTAGTTCCTGCTCCAGCTGTGGTGGAGGTGGAGGCGGAGATTAATGAAAATTGATGATGATAATAAAATAAGAATATTGATCAATTGAATTTAATCTATAATTAATTATTAAGACA carries:
- the uidA gene encoding beta-glucuronidase is translated as MLYPVLTDTRTVIDLNGIWKFKLDYGYGFDEKWFSKPLTNAMSMSVPSSYNDVGLTAEIRHHVGWVWYERDFTVPVILTSERIVLRFGSATHKAKVFVNGELVVEHTGGFTPFEAEINNYLQKGQNRLTVAVNNIVDESTLPVGFYSEVEVDGIGKKAKNNPNFDFFNYAGIHRPVKIYTTPKTYVKDITVVTELDGTIQYNIVAEGEAEAIVKVVDEDGYTVAEAVDLEGFVKIPNVKLWEPLNAYLYTLRVELLKNGEAVDMYVQPFGVRTVSVRDGQFLINEKPFYFKGFGKHEDTHIHGRGFNEAANMLDFNLMKWIGANSFRTAHYPYSEEMMRAADREGFVVIDETPAVGVHLNFAATLFGEREKRNTWEYIGTREAHEQVIRELVERDKNHPCVVMWSVANEPASEEEGAREYFEPLVNLTKELDPQKRPVTIVTHQWSNPETDKIAEIVDVLALNRYYGWYVDSGDWEMVRQNIRKEFDGWRKRCPGKPIMFTEYGADTVAGLHDVDPVMFTEEFQVEYYRVNHEIFDEYDEFIGEQVWNFADFATSQGIMRVQGNKKGIFTRDRKPKAVAHELRKRWKDIPEFGYKKVKEQQL
- a CDS encoding GNAT family N-acetyltransferase — translated: MNIISATSIDAEVIHDLMIRAFMEYKNETPPSSALNETVQSVSESLVKGEKALIAFEENIPVGMVRFLVNEEGVYFFRLSIIPEMRGKGIAKRLLKSLEDYAHKVNVSTILCKVRMNVQKNIYLYNSLGYEIYNEEVVYKPNGVSIKVVSMKKNLIPRSIVVNNL
- a CDS encoding small multi-drug export protein; this encodes MMELLQQTDGIWQYVVLFLLAAAPILDVFIVVPLGVGLGLNPIAVGIIGFAGNFLMVLILGLFFRQFSRWREKRRQKKGITEPTKRETRARRIWERYGLPGLAIVAPGIVGTDLAAILALTFGSSRVRVIVWMAISLAIWTIALTIGSVYGFDYMKAI
- a CDS encoding glycine-rich domain-containing protein, with translation MELLLIFLIAGVIWLILFLRQKLSFKFGLSPTTLELKPVKGLKKVSDVLEKSLSKSYMENVEERVRRENKLKENEYPWRLQDLKRYFIFTSLLKEAPMFSDKVDDLWHQMLMFTRQYDEFSKEFLGTTLHHSPNVKVDPDPDLRGFFDWMYAELFFIRKENIHLYQGFFRYPVHPDIIDEFKYLSEIELIDLYFKSDAKYMTTVLSVISKMKKTANKVKDYEQSVIHEKMRKSKREQNYNTMLVPFLSVSYFHYDEFSSYMKISSKSTSSCTSCGSSSSSCSSASSCSSGSSCSSCGGGGGGD